The DNA region TTTAGTTTAAAAATTTCTTATAAAAAGTAATATTGAATTGACATTACAATTAAACTATAATAGAATACTAGAGTGAAAGGTATGCATCTATAGCTCAGTAGGATAGAGCGGTGGTTTCCTAAACCATGTGCCGGAGGTTCGAATCCTCTTAGGTGCACCAAATGTGTTGATACAAGCTGGTTTACAGAAATGTAAGTTTGCTTGTATTTTTATTTTCCCTCCTTTTTCCCTCCGGAATTTTCATTGGAGTTATCAAATATAGAATTTATTTTATCTATGGCCTTAACTTTTTCTTCAGGCATTACGTGAGTATATATGTTAGCTGTAATGGATATATCATTATGACCTAGTAAGGTTTGAACAGTTTTTAGTGGTACACCAGCTTCAAATAGACGTGTAGCATATGTATGCCTCAGACTGTGGAATTTTTTATAGTCTATTTTTGCTTTTTTTAGAATTCTTCTATACATGCCTCTTAAATTGTTGGGATCTATTACACTACCTATAGGAGTACAAAATACATATTCATTTTTTATGTAATCATTACCAAATTTCTCTTTTTCTGATTCCTTTTTTTCTTTATATTGCTCTAATATTGGAACTAGACTTCTAGGGAATGGGATAGTTCTGTAGCTGCTTTTAGTTTTAGGAGTCTGCTCTATAAGATGATATTTTTTATTATCACCTTCAAAAATAGAAGTACCCTTTATGGCCTTATTTACTGATAAGGTGTAATTAACCAGGTCTATATCATTCCATGTGAGGGCTATAAGCTCACCAATTCTTAATCCAGTACCTAAATCAAGAAGGAATAAAGCTTTAAGCCTATGACCTCCTACGGCTTCTATAAACTTATTCTGTTCTTCAACTGTAAATACTTTTATACTATCATCTGAATTTTTGTTTTCCATAGGTATGCTTATAGATTTAGGTGAACAATAATTTTTAACGATAAAGCCTTCTGCTACACAATAATTTAAAAACATTTTCAATAATTTATTTAAGTTATAAACTACATTAGGAGTTTTACCATTCTTTATTAAGCTATTGTAATATTGTTGTATTATAAGGCTTTTAAGGTCTTTTAACTTTACTGAATATAATGGAGAAGGCTTTATGTATAGTCTGTATACAGCCTCATATCGCTCAAATGTTGAAGGCTTTACACTGTTCTTAACCTTTTCAAACAACCACAGTTTGCATGTTTTACCAATTGTTAAAGTATCATAATCAGTGGATAAGCCTAAGTGCAATCCATTCTTATATTTTTCCAGTTTAGCTTCAGCATCTTTTTTAGATCTACCATAGAATTCTTTTCTTTTACGATTGCCTTCTGAATCTCTTCCTAGTTCCAGATATACTCTGTAATATTGTTGGCCATTTTTAATAACATTGGTTTTTGTTGGCATTGATTAACTCCTTTCTATTAATTATTTATAATTATGAATGTAATACAGAACTATTCCCATAATAGCTTTGTCTATATCAGTTGAAAAATTATTATAAATTTTATTATTTAAGTTACATGAATTCC from Clostridium pasteurianum BC1 includes:
- a CDS encoding tyrosine-type recombinase/integrase gives rise to the protein MPTKTNVIKNGQQYYRVYLELGRDSEGNRKRKEFYGRSKKDAEAKLEKYKNGLHLGLSTDYDTLTIGKTCKLWLFEKVKNSVKPSTFERYEAVYRLYIKPSPLYSVKLKDLKSLIIQQYYNSLIKNGKTPNVVYNLNKLLKMFLNYCVAEGFIVKNYCSPKSISIPMENKNSDDSIKVFTVEEQNKFIEAVGGHRLKALFLLDLGTGLRIGELIALTWNDIDLVNYTLSVNKAIKGTSIFEGDNKKYHLIEQTPKTKSSYRTIPFPRSLVPILEQYKEKKESEKEKFGNDYIKNEYVFCTPIGSVIDPNNLRGMYRRILKKAKIDYKKFHSLRHTYATRLFEAGVPLKTVQTLLGHNDISITANIYTHVMPEEKVKAIDKINSIFDNSNENSGGKKEGK